In Pseudoduganella albidiflava, a single window of DNA contains:
- a CDS encoding M15 family metallopeptidase, whose amino-acid sequence MLFVAVTLYFLLACLVSWLLLFPSGRALVLQALAGTGNRLKRGWRAAAQRESRRLDAIGNSSGASLREAGAFIRRHYMLCLGGALLLGVPPLIALTSGEHAQLSGFEESSREVNTQVATLLEGEQLVPPPALPPLAFASAEVQKERPMIASASRDWALLNAAYQQRLLHVFRIMKEQHGYEMAILEGYRSPQRQDALAAMGSSVTNAAAFQSWHQYGLAADCAFVRNGRIVISEKDPWAMRGYQLYGEVAESLGLTWGGRWKMMDLGHTELRVPGVMKR is encoded by the coding sequence GTGCTGTTCGTCGCTGTCACCCTGTATTTTCTGCTCGCTTGCCTGGTCAGCTGGCTGCTGCTGTTCCCCTCCGGCCGCGCACTGGTGCTCCAGGCGCTCGCCGGTACGGGGAACCGGCTCAAGCGCGGCTGGCGGGCGGCCGCGCAACGGGAGAGCCGGCGGCTGGATGCGATCGGGAATTCGTCCGGTGCCTCGCTGCGCGAGGCCGGGGCATTCATCCGGCGCCACTACATGTTGTGCCTGGGCGGTGCCCTGCTGCTGGGTGTGCCGCCGCTGATCGCGTTGACCAGTGGCGAGCATGCGCAGCTGAGCGGTTTCGAGGAATCGTCGCGCGAGGTGAACACGCAGGTGGCGACGCTGCTCGAAGGCGAACAGCTGGTGCCGCCGCCTGCCCTGCCGCCATTGGCGTTCGCCAGCGCGGAAGTGCAGAAGGAACGGCCGATGATTGCTTCGGCAAGCCGCGACTGGGCGCTGCTCAATGCGGCCTACCAGCAACGCCTGCTGCACGTGTTTCGCATCATGAAGGAGCAGCATGGCTACGAGATGGCGATCCTGGAAGGCTATCGCAGCCCGCAGCGGCAGGATGCGCTGGCGGCGATGGGCTCGAGCGTCACCAATGCGGCGGCCTTCCAGAGCTGGCACCAGTACGGGCTGGCCGCCGACTGCGCCTTCGTGCGCAATGGCCGCATCGTCATTTCGGAAAAGGATCCGTGGGCGATGCGTGGCTACCAGCTGTATGGTGAAGTAGCGGAATCGCTGGGCCTGACCTGGGGCGGGCGCTGGAAAATGATGGACCTGGGGCATACGGAGCTGCGCGTGCCCGGCGTGATGAAACGTTGA